A region of Sphingomonas sp. DNA encodes the following proteins:
- a CDS encoding TetR family transcriptional regulator, translated as MAAPKGGSRQRLLDAAEKLFAQKGFDGTSIRDIAARSGDTIGTLSYHFGSKDALLGEVVRRRFHALGEMRRDKYRAIRAERTPDLHDVIRCIVEPFVDRALRGDEEWHSYIGLLGRMMYAHDKDHAAQIADLTDPISAELLGWLQDAAPSAHRVDIAHGYRFMIAAMIDACSDHSARRVGRVTGETESLLDSDQVCDRLVKFLIAGFSAVIAPDWPANGHRQGQKA; from the coding sequence ATGGCGGCGCCCAAGGGCGGATCACGGCAACGGCTGCTGGACGCCGCGGAAAAGCTGTTCGCGCAGAAAGGGTTCGACGGCACGTCGATACGCGATATCGCGGCACGCTCGGGCGATACGATCGGGACACTCAGCTATCATTTCGGCAGTAAGGACGCCTTGCTGGGTGAAGTCGTACGCCGCCGCTTCCATGCGCTCGGCGAAATGCGCCGCGACAAATATCGGGCAATTCGCGCCGAGAGGACGCCGGACCTCCACGATGTGATCCGATGCATCGTCGAGCCGTTTGTCGATCGAGCGCTGCGCGGCGACGAGGAATGGCACAGCTATATCGGCCTGCTAGGGCGGATGATGTATGCGCACGACAAGGATCATGCGGCGCAGATCGCCGACTTGACCGATCCGATCTCCGCCGAACTGCTCGGTTGGCTGCAGGACGCCGCACCGTCGGCCCATAGGGTCGATATCGCCCATGGCTACCGTTTCATGATCGCTGCGATGATCGACGCTTGCTCGGATCATTCCGCCAGACGCGTGGGACGCGTCACCGGGGAAACGGAAAGCCTGCTGGATTCCGATCAGGTTTGCGACAGGCTGGTCAAATTCCTGATTGCGGGTTTCTCGGCCGTCATCGCGCCGGATTGGCCGGCGAATGGCCACCGGCAAGGCCAAAAAGCCTGA
- a CDS encoding TonB-dependent receptor encodes MSHFIHRALGAAAPAVLLAAWGMPTQAQEVVPDGAGASEDYGNAIVITAQKRETDLQETPASVSAVSGDTLQERQIVDIEGLAQQLPSVNFGQTTGNARIAIRGVGFDNTTVGNEGRVAYHLDGVFISRPAAALTGFYDVERVEVLRGPQGTLYGRNATGGAINVIPRAPGRQLNGYVDASYGNYDAFRIEGAVGGPLGPGIGARLSFQINERDGFGTNLTNGRDVDDLSTRAIRAQLHFDPADNFEIRLAADWFDQSDHAYSFHYLGQGSRPDPNSTPPLPGQELTGIRAGGVVPTNLRDSTSDSGPENERTFWGLSANLRWDLGPVEIVSVTGYRDNDFQVTSDLDVTSAPLTVYDQFERSDHFSQELRLAGDFGRGDWMIGGYYFTESLFGGTRIALDPVVLSPAPVLPPLTGYRQGYYGVGQLDTDAWAVFANLRFELTDRLAIRLGARYSEERRRVDEELKLDFATPWPPFVPQFPPTPPGVRRQAEDDWSSFTPSATLEYRASDDVFLYATWSRGFKSGGFNLGVVQAPYAPERLDDYEGGIRAQWLGGRLTTNLSAFYYDYSNLQVTKIVGTAVVIENAASARIMGLEAEILFRPVRGLQIDAAISLLDTEYRDYASADPARPQLGVIDLSGNELTQSPTYTINLGASYTWETGIGEITLRGEGRFVDRIWFTQFNVDYVSQPAYQLFNAYLTWRSPDERFSATAFMRNIGNETIVSAGFIGSSLVGSPLLGSFEPPRTYGVTLGVRF; translated from the coding sequence ATGTCGCACTTCATTCATCGTGCGCTCGGCGCTGCGGCACCCGCCGTTTTGCTGGCGGCTTGGGGAATGCCGACACAAGCGCAGGAGGTCGTCCCGGACGGCGCGGGCGCGTCCGAAGATTATGGCAACGCCATCGTTATCACCGCGCAAAAGCGCGAGACCGACCTTCAGGAAACGCCGGCTTCGGTCTCGGCGGTTTCCGGCGACACGCTCCAAGAGCGCCAGATCGTCGATATCGAAGGACTCGCCCAACAGCTTCCGAGCGTCAATTTCGGCCAGACTACGGGCAATGCGCGTATCGCGATCCGCGGCGTGGGCTTCGACAATACGACCGTCGGCAACGAAGGCCGCGTCGCCTACCATCTCGACGGCGTATTCATCAGCCGGCCCGCGGCGGCACTCACCGGCTTTTACGACGTCGAGCGGGTCGAGGTGCTGCGCGGGCCGCAAGGCACTCTCTATGGGCGCAATGCGACCGGCGGCGCCATCAACGTCATTCCCCGCGCGCCGGGCCGCCAGCTCAACGGCTACGTCGACGCGAGCTACGGCAATTATGACGCCTTCCGGATCGAAGGCGCGGTCGGCGGTCCGCTCGGCCCCGGCATAGGCGCGCGGCTCTCTTTCCAGATCAACGAACGGGACGGCTTTGGCACCAATCTCACCAACGGCCGCGATGTCGACGATCTTTCCACGCGCGCGATCCGCGCCCAGCTCCATTTCGATCCCGCCGACAATTTCGAGATCCGTCTGGCCGCCGACTGGTTCGACCAGAGTGACCATGCCTACAGCTTCCACTATCTGGGGCAGGGCAGCCGGCCCGATCCGAATTCCACCCCGCCCTTGCCCGGCCAAGAGCTGACCGGCATCCGTGCCGGCGGCGTCGTGCCGACGAACCTGCGCGATTCCACGTCCGATTCCGGCCCGGAGAACGAGCGCACCTTCTGGGGCCTCAGCGCCAATCTGCGCTGGGATCTCGGGCCGGTCGAGATCGTCTCGGTCACCGGCTATCGCGACAACGATTTCCAGGTCACCTCCGACCTCGACGTCACCAGCGCGCCGCTCACCGTCTACGACCAGTTCGAGCGTTCGGACCATTTCAGCCAGGAGCTGCGCCTCGCCGGCGATTTCGGCCGGGGCGACTGGATGATCGGCGGCTATTATTTCACCGAATCCCTGTTCGGCGGCACCCGCATCGCGCTCGATCCGGTCGTGCTGTCACCCGCGCCGGTGCTGCCGCCGCTCACAGGTTACCGCCAGGGCTATTATGGTGTCGGCCAGCTCGACACCGACGCCTGGGCGGTTTTCGCGAACCTTCGTTTCGAGCTCACCGATCGCCTCGCGATACGGCTCGGCGCGCGCTATAGTGAAGAGCGGCGGCGCGTGGACGAAGAGCTCAAGCTCGATTTCGCCACCCCATGGCCGCCCTTCGTGCCGCAATTCCCGCCGACGCCGCCGGGCGTGCGCCGTCAGGCCGAGGACGACTGGTCGTCCTTCACGCCTTCGGCGACGCTGGAATATCGCGCGAGCGACGATGTATTTCTCTACGCCACCTGGTCGCGCGGCTTCAAAAGCGGCGGCTTCAATCTCGGCGTCGTACAGGCGCCTTATGCACCGGAGCGGCTCGACGATTATGAAGGCGGAATCCGTGCCCAATGGCTCGGCGGACGCCTGACCACCAACCTGTCCGCCTTCTATTACGATTATTCCAACCTGCAGGTGACCAAGATCGTCGGCACCGCGGTGGTGATCGAGAATGCGGCGAGCGCTCGCATCATGGGGCTGGAGGCGGAGATTCTTTTCCGACCAGTGCGCGGTTTGCAGATCGATGCCGCGATCTCGCTGCTCGACACGGAATATCGCGACTATGCGTCCGCGGACCCGGCCCGGCCGCAGCTCGGGGTCATCGACCTGTCCGGAAACGAGCTCACCCAGTCGCCCACTTACACGATCAATCTCGGCGCCAGCTATACCTGGGAAACCGGGATCGGCGAGATCACGCTGCGCGGCGAAGGACGGTTCGTCGACCGGATCTGGTTCACCCAGTTCAACGTCGATTACGTCTCGCAGCCCGCCTACCAATTGTTCAACGCCTATCTCACCTGGCGCAGCCCCGACGAGCGCTTCAGTGCGACTGCTTTCATGCGGAACATCGGCAACGAGACGATCGTGTCGGCGGGTTTCATCGGGTCGAGCCTGGTCGGCTCGCCGCTGCTCGGCTCGTTCGAGCCGCCACGTACCTATGGCGTGACGCTCGGTGTCAGGTTCTGA
- a CDS encoding fumarylacetoacetate hydrolase family protein has translation MRLVTFTGVNGERVGALAGEGELVDLGAAAVARGLAFPRSMQALIEAAPDALALARDLAETPPNEAILPLSAVTLLAPLPRPVRLRDCCLFLEHMEKALDKLARQLAAGEDDPEAALERLRASGKYSIGPVFRDEVIYYNADHLHMIGPDADIAWPSASDWMDYELEWACVIGPGGRDIPPERARDHIFGYTIFNDWSARDTQIRVMGANLGPGEGKDFANGLGPCIATPDEFDDPYALAMTAHVNGELWSRGSTASMHHRFEDAIVQFSRERDLHAGEVIGSGTVLSGCGFELDRRLAGGDLVELTVEGIGTLANRIVRR, from the coding sequence ATGCGGCTGGTTACGTTCACAGGTGTAAACGGCGAACGCGTGGGTGCGCTCGCGGGCGAAGGGGAGCTGGTCGATCTGGGCGCCGCCGCTGTGGCGAGAGGGCTCGCTTTTCCGCGCTCCATGCAGGCGTTGATCGAGGCGGCTCCAGACGCGCTGGCGCTGGCCCGGGATCTTGCCGAGACACCTCCCAACGAGGCGATCCTGCCGCTCAGTGCGGTGACGCTCCTTGCGCCGCTGCCACGTCCGGTGCGCCTGCGCGATTGCTGCCTGTTCCTGGAACATATGGAAAAGGCGCTGGACAAGCTGGCCCGCCAACTCGCCGCTGGGGAAGACGATCCGGAGGCAGCGCTGGAGCGGCTGCGCGCGAGTGGAAAATACAGCATCGGGCCGGTCTTCCGGGACGAGGTGATCTACTACAATGCCGATCATCTCCATATGATCGGCCCGGACGCGGATATCGCCTGGCCGTCCGCTTCGGACTGGATGGACTATGAGCTCGAATGGGCTTGCGTGATCGGCCCGGGCGGGCGCGACATCCCGCCGGAACGCGCCCGCGACCACATTTTCGGTTACACGATCTTCAATGACTGGTCGGCGCGTGACACCCAGATTCGGGTGATGGGCGCCAATCTCGGCCCCGGCGAGGGCAAGGACTTCGCCAACGGCCTCGGCCCCTGCATCGCCACGCCGGACGAATTCGACGATCCCTACGCGCTCGCCATGACCGCGCATGTGAACGGCGAATTGTGGTCGCGCGGCTCGACGGCAAGCATGCACCATCGCTTCGAGGACGCCATCGTCCAGTTCAGCCGCGAGCGCGATCTGCATGCGGGTGAAGTGATCGGCTCGGGCACTGTTCTGTCCGGCTGCGGCTTCGAACTCGACCGGCGGCTGGCCGGGGGCGACCTCGTCGAACTCACCGTCGAGGGGATCGGGACGCTCGCCAACCGCATCGTCCGGCGCTGA